The window TGTAGAAAGACTACGtccaacttaattattttagcaCATGGAACTGGGCAGAAAATGCAGGAATTGATATATAGCTACCAATTAAACATATCGAAGggacatcataaaaaaaatactactacaCAAGACCTAGTAATCCCTTGAATATTAACAAACAATTAAGGCATTACCATCCATATTTTTCCAGctcacaaattattaatttggccTATAGTTATACACACCTCTAGTTCCAATGGCTTCACAAGGCAAACTTCCTTACTCAAACATAGCCACACTAAGAACAATTATGGTTTCTtgtattctttttcttatagTAGTAGCTGATAAATCACACCTCACGGGATAAaattgctaaaaaaaaattaagttcaaaTCACAATATTAGTATTATAATTGATCGTTGATATGCTTGGCTTGGCTAATGGTACCAAATGACTAAAAAATGTCTCATTTTGTAAATGAGAACATTGTAGATACCAAATGACCAAAAAAGTGTTTGAAACATTTTTACAAACACCGTAGGGGCATGTACAATTTCTTAGGTCTGTTGCCCCAATTGAAGCAATTTTTTACTTGTATACTTTTATAAACCTGTCAAAACGGTACTTAAACATAGCCTCACTAAGAACAATAACTGGAAACCCTAGCATTGTGCCTTTCTCTAATAATCTcaattaaagaacaaaatcaatAGGCGTAAACACTAGCATTGTGCCTTTCTCTAATAATCTCTATttctttaacaataaaacacaaaaaataggCATAAACGACAAACAAAACACGCATCCAGATCAAAAATGAACACTAACCTTTTAGGAGTGGCCACCAAGAGCGAGATGGTCGTGGGTGGGAGTGAGAGTGGAGTTGAGACAGAGGAAAAGGGTTTGTGGAACTAACACACTGAGCACGGGTGAAAAGGGTTTGgggtttttgtttaatttaaaacacaacatcggtttttttaaaaaaatgatgttaaccagctaaatgttaacatcgatttcttAAATGTTGATATTAACCAgcttatgttaacatcggtttttttaaaaaccaatgttaacaagaacatgttaacattagtttttcaaaaaatcgatgttaacatgatcttgttaacatcgattttataaaaaaaattgatgttaaaaccattatttctagtagtgtaaatattaatttgctTGAAAATATTAAACCATGTTCCACCGCatgaaattatatatgcatttttctTGGGCCTCTCTAGTAAATCATCTGAAGAAATCACAAGCAAGTTAACATAATTTATCAGGTACCTAACTTTTTTTTAGCTAAagtgtaattttgatttttcttgttttttagaTCCAAAATTTTGGTTCCCATGATTATTAGTTGTAACATTTGATTCCCTCTAGTTAgtgttttcaattaataattttagttcattaattttttaataattaatgacttttagttaatttataattagtgtattgactttattaattataattattagttaatagtcTATCAGATAAACTAAAATTACTCATTTATAAAACTAGTTAGgaaatcaaatattataatgaaattaaaattatgaatttgaaaaactaagaaaccaaaaatattaatgaaccTAAGTGTTTTTCTCAAAGTGCCTCTAAATCTGCACCAAGCAAATATGGAATACATAGATAGATTGAAAACAATGGATACATCAGTTTCATAACATGGCTTTCCATGGAAGTTGCTAATTATGGATTATATTGGAATAAAGACCGTGAACAAGAGGTGCAATAGCAGAACAGGTGACACCCATTGCAGTTCATATTCATAACTGTGACTGTaacataaaagttttttttaactcattACAACTGATCATAATTGCAATGAGATCACAACCACAATCCCAAACACAATTTAGAACCATGACAACACTTGCAACCTCACGACTTTGGCTTcactgtaatttttttagtaaggcaaataactcattaaaaataaaggaaaataaacGCAAGAAATGCTCGAGACTATAGCACCAAAACATGAGAAAACTACAGTACAAGTGTTGTGTATTCCGATAACAGAACAACCCTCAACACCTATCATGTAGTCCAGGACACAAGACACCCTGAACCTGAAACACATGTAATGAGGCACCCAACTCAACATGAAATAGAAAATCCCTCAAAAGAAAAGTTACAAAACCACACATTACTTTTATTGGAACCAACAAAGGAAAGCATGGAAATTGCACTTTCCATTTCCATACTCTTCTACACATCTCTTTCAAAAGATTCATTGATTAGATCTTCCATGGTAGTGGGCCCGTCAAACAATTCTTGAATGCCCTCAAACCTTGCTATTCCAAATGCTTCTAGAGCTATCAtaacatcatcatcttcaaagtTTGTCGCATAACATTCCATCGTCATTTGCATTTGACTACTACTATTGTCTATCATATTATAACCAATACCATCATAAGAGAGTGAGCTTTCAGGATCAGTGGATTGTCCAACACTGGTAGAGACTGAAGGAAGAAGCTTCCTACTAGGGAAGCTTTCAGGGTCAGTGAATGGTGGTGGATGAAGGTCAAGATGATTCGTCGCAAGCACGAGGGCATACATGTCATATGTTGTATTAATGCGTTGGGTTAATAGAGAAGCTGATGAAGGAAAAGGTTGAGTTGGGATTTTGCTTAAGATTAGCCCAGGGAGATGTGAAGGGAGAGATCCAAATTGCAACATAGATTCTCTTGCTTCGGCTTCGATTTGAGCACTCTCCGATTGAGCCACATGGTTCATATTGGTGGTGTCAATGGAAGGGTCAAGGAAATTACCACCATAGGCTTGAAAAGTGTTGGATTTTATTGGTTTGTAGGTAAGGGGATCTAAGCCCTTTCCGATGAGTCCTTTCTTGATGTTGGTGTTCCAGTAGTTCTTGATGTCGTTGTCAGTTCTCTTGGGCAGGTGCGCGGCTATGATTGACCATCTGTGCGCGCAATACAAACATAAACAGACATGTAAATACAATGACACCCTTGATACAAagaaatatataagattaaccATTGGATCTAACAATCACGGTTTTAAATTACGGTTACGATCTGTCATCAGAAAATGTGACTAATTCGGCCGCAATTGAAATCGTGATGCAGTTGCGGTAAGACGAAGAAATACTTATGTTACGAACCCTAATTTAAAATCAtgctaacaataaaaaatttcaaagccaaaagaaactaaaaaatatatgattaacCATTTGATCTAAGaatcatggttttaaattacGGTTATGACCGATCAGTGAAAAAATCTTTACATTATAGATAATTGCTGGAAAATGTGACTAATTCAACTGCAATTGCAGTCATGACACTGTTACAGTTACGGACTGTAATTTAAAACcatgctaaaaataaaataatttcaaaaccaaaaagaaactGAAGTTCACTTGTTTCCGAGAAGAGAGTGGAGTTGAACAATGGTGCGATGTTCCTCCAAGCTGAAGCTTCCTCGTTTGATATTAGGGTTTAGGTAGTTGATCCACCTCAGTCTACAACTCTTGCCACATCTTTGAAGACCTATACATACATAAAtgcaacataaataaaattaggaaTTGATCAAACTTTGAATATTCCTCCATTTACATTCAGACTCAGATTGAGGAAACGGTATACAGAAGTTGTATTAACTTATTAATTACCCGCTTTGGCAGGCACTGAACGCCAGTTTCCAGGGCCATGCCTTTCAACATAAGCCACGAGCTTCTCATCTTCTTCGGTTTTCCATGGTCCTTTGTTCAACCCTACCTTCTCACAGCATGGCATCCTTCCCATTTTTAGACCACAAGTTGATGTAAGGAAACACGAATCAGACCTTGTGCTTGTTCTTATGCATGTAGCAGACCAACATttggtgatatatatatatatatatatgaactcaCCTGGTACAAAGGTAGGTCATTGATACCGTAATAAGTATAAATATTAACCATTTGAAAATCTTATGCTTAAGTGCTTAACATATTTATCGTAACGTATTTATCTGTCACCTTTAAGAAGATGGGGTCTGGATCAAAGTGGTAGCTAGGTCCCTGTACCACAGGATAATTACTACATGAATTTTGTCCTTTGACCTCTGATAATTTTGTTAGGAAAGTGATCATGTATTTTGTGTGCTTACTTTGTCAATCCTAGggaaattaaggtaaaaagtgAATAAGCAATAATAGAAGGAGAAAAtcaacatgtgtatattttttaaaatattaagcaTGTTATCCTACATAAAAGGTCAAGC of the Glycine max cultivar Williams 82 chromosome 13, Glycine_max_v4.0, whole genome shotgun sequence genome contains:
- the LOC100817205 gene encoding transcription factor MYB17; amino-acid sequence: MGRMPCCEKVGLNKGPWKTEEDEKLVAYVERHGPGNWRSVPAKAGLQRCGKSCRLRWINYLNPNIKRGSFSLEEHRTIVQLHSLLGNKWSIIAAHLPKRTDNDIKNYWNTNIKKGLIGKGLDPLTYKPIKSNTFQAYGGNFLDPSIDTTNMNHVAQSESAQIEAEARESMLQFGSLPSHLPGLILSKIPTQPFPSSASLLTQRINTTYDMYALVLATNHLDLHPPPFTDPESFPSRKLLPSVSTSVGQSTDPESSLSYDGIGYNMIDNSSSQMQMTMECYATNFEDDDVMIALEAFGIARFEGIQELFDGPTTMEDLINESFERDV